The Sesamum indicum cultivar Zhongzhi No. 13 linkage group LG1, S_indicum_v1.0, whole genome shotgun sequence genome includes a window with the following:
- the LOC105174429 gene encoding putative RING-H2 finger protein ATL21A isoform X1, translating to MIDIREHMGFLKVKFFLFLLISAINRKISGQTLTCGYNTFFIQYPFRLLQEGKSSHHRHRGHSDQFILKCNSQGLAVLNLPFSGDFYVRNIDYFRQKIQLYDPGHCLPGRLMNFSLSFSPFVAVAYQNYTFISCPPESPHNSTVISCLSNSTASVLATSLMSKTEEILELKGCNAIVTLQIPVSSPNQYEYNGFDDDLLLAWDAPSCNGERKGRSRSKPLFSIILLCVITISIALLGAFFCIACCLGFTRLLLKINEAGVQGSNSFIIAVWDMSAAPLDESRISSGTEELTVGGSQCISGPNGDSCPICLEEYKESERLRRIHNCHHCFHACCLDKWLQTEITCPVCRNIAV from the exons ATGATCGACATTCGAGAGCATATGGGCTTCCTGAAAGTTaaattcttcctttttctgctCATTTCAGCTATCAATCGCAAGATTTCTGGCCAAACTCTCACTTGTGGGTATAACACCTTTTTTATACAATACCCTTTTCGATTACTGCAAGAAGGCAAAAGCTCTCACCACAGGCATAGAGGCCATTCTGATCAATTTATTCTGAAATGCAACAGCCAGGGTTTAGCAGTTCTCAACCTCCCTTTTTCAGGAGATTTTTATGTCCGCAATATCGACTATTTCAGGCAAAAAATACAGCTTTATGATCCAGGGCACTGCCTTCCAGGCAGGCTTATGAATTTCAGCCTGtcattttctccttttgtGGCTGTGGCTTATCAGAATTACACGTTTATTAGCTGCCCCCCAGAAAGCCCTCATAACTCAACTGTCATTAGTTGCCTGAGCAACTCCACAGCCTCCGTCTTAGCTACTTCACTGATGTCAAAGACAGAAGAGATCTTGGAATTGAAAGGGTGCAATGCGATTGTTACGCTGCAAATCCCTGTTTCATCGCCTAATCAGTATGAGTACAATGGGTTTGATGATGATCTTCTGTTGGCTTGGGATGCTCCCAGTTGCAATGGAGAACGCAAAG GTAGATCTCGAAGCAAACCACTGTTCAGTATCATCTTATTATGTGTCATCACAATCTCCATAGCGCTGCTAGGAGCATTTTTCTGCATAGCATGCTGCCTGGGCTTCACAAGACTACTGTTGAAAATCAATGAGGCAGGCGTTCAAGGATCGAACAGCTTCATAATCGCAGTTTGGGATATGTCTGCAGCCCCCCTAGATGAATCTCGGATCAGCTCTGGGACAGAAGAGCTGACAGTAGGGGGAAGCCAGTGCATTTCAGGGCCTAACGGTGATTCCTGCCCCATATGTTTGGAAGAGTATAAGGAATCAGAAAGGCTAAGGAGAATCCACAATTGTCATCACTGcttccatgcatgttgccttgATAAATGGCTGCAGACGGAAATTACTTGTCCTGTTTGCAGAAATATTGCCGTATAA
- the LOC105174429 gene encoding putative RING-H2 finger protein ATL21A isoform X2, with product MIDIREHMGFLKVKFFLFLLISAINRKISGQTLTCGYNTFFIQYPFRLLQEGKSSHHRHRGHSDQFILKCNSQGLAVLNLPFSGDFYVRNIDYFRQKIQLYDPGHCLPGRLMNFSLSFSPFVAVAYQNYTFISCPPESPHNSTVISCLSNSTASVLATSLMSKTEEILELKGCNAIVTLQIPVSSPNQYEYNGFDDDLLLAWDAPSCNGERKALLGAFFCIACCLGFTRLLLKINEAGVQGSNSFIIAVWDMSAAPLDESRISSGTEELTVGGSQCISGPNGDSCPICLEEYKESERLRRIHNCHHCFHACCLDKWLQTEITCPVCRNIAV from the exons ATGATCGACATTCGAGAGCATATGGGCTTCCTGAAAGTTaaattcttcctttttctgctCATTTCAGCTATCAATCGCAAGATTTCTGGCCAAACTCTCACTTGTGGGTATAACACCTTTTTTATACAATACCCTTTTCGATTACTGCAAGAAGGCAAAAGCTCTCACCACAGGCATAGAGGCCATTCTGATCAATTTATTCTGAAATGCAACAGCCAGGGTTTAGCAGTTCTCAACCTCCCTTTTTCAGGAGATTTTTATGTCCGCAATATCGACTATTTCAGGCAAAAAATACAGCTTTATGATCCAGGGCACTGCCTTCCAGGCAGGCTTATGAATTTCAGCCTGtcattttctccttttgtGGCTGTGGCTTATCAGAATTACACGTTTATTAGCTGCCCCCCAGAAAGCCCTCATAACTCAACTGTCATTAGTTGCCTGAGCAACTCCACAGCCTCCGTCTTAGCTACTTCACTGATGTCAAAGACAGAAGAGATCTTGGAATTGAAAGGGTGCAATGCGATTGTTACGCTGCAAATCCCTGTTTCATCGCCTAATCAGTATGAGTACAATGGGTTTGATGATGATCTTCTGTTGGCTTGGGATGCTCCCAGTTGCAATGGAGAACGCAAAG CGCTGCTAGGAGCATTTTTCTGCATAGCATGCTGCCTGGGCTTCACAAGACTACTGTTGAAAATCAATGAGGCAGGCGTTCAAGGATCGAACAGCTTCATAATCGCAGTTTGGGATATGTCTGCAGCCCCCCTAGATGAATCTCGGATCAGCTCTGGGACAGAAGAGCTGACAGTAGGGGGAAGCCAGTGCATTTCAGGGCCTAACGGTGATTCCTGCCCCATATGTTTGGAAGAGTATAAGGAATCAGAAAGGCTAAGGAGAATCCACAATTGTCATCACTGcttccatgcatgttgccttgATAAATGGCTGCAGACGGAAATTACTTGTCCTGTTTGCAGAAATATTGCCGTATAA
- the LOC110012679 gene encoding putative RING-H2 finger protein ATL21A isoform X3, producing the protein MDGIILQVLHVLFLTFPVIVHSKNSCPTSSCGSNFLQIKYPFKLQSDQPPKNCQDYIDLRCNGQGQATIHIPSSGDFYVTYVNYYRQTIALSDPGNCLPGRLMTNYSLYPLEAIRYENYTYYTCPRRLVMYQFSEIHCLSNSTNATIATSVFSAGYMQAIYGCKPIFSSMIPVSMTEDDYRGIPGYLELTWNVSGCKGCEEDGENSERNSVLILFNSIILEITEFTGRANTNNPETDSASTTQLSSISTTTPPPQTSREPPSAPPAGVTSGTLWTENSEVKTCTELLVLGESQGTSLHVSCSISLEEYHIGKETLVKYLPQCGHYFHAECIDQWLQKSKTCPVCRTSLSNFK; encoded by the exons ATGGATGGCATAATACTGCAAGTTCTCCATGTTCTTTTCTTAACTTTCCCTGTAATAGTCCACTCCAAGAATTCATGTCCAACTTCCTCCTGTGGAAGTAATTTTCTTCAGATTAAGTACCCTTTCAAACTACAAAGTGATCAGCCACCAAAAAATTGTCAAGATTATATTGACCTGAGATGCAATGGTCAGGGCCAAGCCACAATACATATTCCTTCTTCTGGAGATTTTTATGTAACTTATGTCAACTACTACAGACAAACAATCGCACTCTCTGATCCTGGAAATTGCCTCCCGGGAAGGCTTATGACAAACTATTCATTGTACCCTTTGGAGGCCATCCGCTATGAAAACTACACGTACTATACATGTCCTAGGAGGCTTGTTATGTATCAATTCAGTGAGATTCATTGCCTAAGCAATTCCACAAATGCTACTATAGCCACAAGTGTATTTTCAGCTGGATATATGCAAGCAATATATGGGTGCAAGCCAATTTTTAGCTCAATGATCCCAGTTTCAATGACTGAAGATGATTATCGAGGGATTCCTGGTTACCTTGAGCTGACATGGAACGTCTCAGGTTGCAAAGGTTGTGAAGAGGATGGTGAAAATTCAG AAAGAAATTCAGTACTTATCTTGTTCAATAGTATCATCCTTGAGATAACAGAATTTACAG GCCGCGCCAACACTAATAACCCTGAAACAGACTCCGCCAGCACGACACAATTATCATCCATAAGTACCACCACACCACCGCCACAGACCAGCAGAGAACCACCCTCAGCCCCACCTGCTGGAGTCACCAGTGGGACACTATGGACTGAGAATTCTGAAGTCAAGACTTGCACAGAATTACTAGTTCTTGGTGAAAGCCAAGGCACATCTCTACATGTGAGTTGCTCAATATCCCTTGAAGAGTACCATATTGGTAAAGAGACATTGGTCAAATACTTGCCTCAATGTGGGCACTATTTTCATGCGGAATGTATAGATCAGTGGctacaaaaaagtaaaacttGTCCAGTTTGCAGAACTTCCCTTTCTAATTTCAAATAG
- the LOC110012679 gene encoding RING-H2 finger protein ATL22-like isoform X4, with the protein MDGIILQVLHVLFLTFPVIVHSKNSCPTSSCGSNFLQIKYPFKLQSDQPPKNCQDYIDLRCNGQGQATIHIPSSGDFYVTYVNYYRQTIALSDPGNCLPGRLMTNYSLYPLEAIRYENYTYYTCPRRLVMYQFSEIHCLSNSTNATIATSVFSAGYMQAIYGCKPIFSSMIPVSMTEDDYRGIPGYLELTWNVSGCKGCEEDGENSDSASTTQLSSISTTTPPPQTSREPPSAPPAGVTSGTLWTENSEVKTCTELLVLGESQGTSLHVSCSISLEEYHIGKETLVKYLPQCGHYFHAECIDQWLQKSKTCPVCRTSLSNFK; encoded by the exons ATGGATGGCATAATACTGCAAGTTCTCCATGTTCTTTTCTTAACTTTCCCTGTAATAGTCCACTCCAAGAATTCATGTCCAACTTCCTCCTGTGGAAGTAATTTTCTTCAGATTAAGTACCCTTTCAAACTACAAAGTGATCAGCCACCAAAAAATTGTCAAGATTATATTGACCTGAGATGCAATGGTCAGGGCCAAGCCACAATACATATTCCTTCTTCTGGAGATTTTTATGTAACTTATGTCAACTACTACAGACAAACAATCGCACTCTCTGATCCTGGAAATTGCCTCCCGGGAAGGCTTATGACAAACTATTCATTGTACCCTTTGGAGGCCATCCGCTATGAAAACTACACGTACTATACATGTCCTAGGAGGCTTGTTATGTATCAATTCAGTGAGATTCATTGCCTAAGCAATTCCACAAATGCTACTATAGCCACAAGTGTATTTTCAGCTGGATATATGCAAGCAATATATGGGTGCAAGCCAATTTTTAGCTCAATGATCCCAGTTTCAATGACTGAAGATGATTATCGAGGGATTCCTGGTTACCTTGAGCTGACATGGAACGTCTCAGGTTGCAAAGGTTGTGAAGAGGATGGTGAAAATTCAG ACTCCGCCAGCACGACACAATTATCATCCATAAGTACCACCACACCACCGCCACAGACCAGCAGAGAACCACCCTCAGCCCCACCTGCTGGAGTCACCAGTGGGACACTATGGACTGAGAATTCTGAAGTCAAGACTTGCACAGAATTACTAGTTCTTGGTGAAAGCCAAGGCACATCTCTACATGTGAGTTGCTCAATATCCCTTGAAGAGTACCATATTGGTAAAGAGACATTGGTCAAATACTTGCCTCAATGTGGGCACTATTTTCATGCGGAATGTATAGATCAGTGGctacaaaaaagtaaaacttGTCCAGTTTGCAGAACTTCCCTTTCTAATTTCAAATAG
- the LOC110012679 gene encoding RING-H2 finger protein ATL20-like isoform X2 has translation MDGIILQVLHVLFLTFPVIVHSKNSCPTSSCGSNFLQIKYPFKLQSDQPPKNCQDYIDLRCNGQGQATIHIPSSGDFYVTYVNYYRQTIALSDPGNCLPGRLMTNYSLYPLEAIRYENYTYYTCPRRLVMYQFSEIHCLSNSTNATIATSVFSAGYMQAIYGCKPIFSSMIPVSMTEDDYRGIPGYLELTWNVSGCKGCEEDGENSGDSRSKWTKFFGSSLFIPSVVILVTFFSIACFLRLTKLMVGRANTNNPETDSASTTQLSSISTTTPPPQTSREPPSAPPAGVTSGTLWTENSEVKTCTELLVLGESQGTSLHVSCSISLEEYHIGKETLVKYLPQCGHYFHAECIDQWLQKSKTCPVCRTSLSNFK, from the exons ATGGATGGCATAATACTGCAAGTTCTCCATGTTCTTTTCTTAACTTTCCCTGTAATAGTCCACTCCAAGAATTCATGTCCAACTTCCTCCTGTGGAAGTAATTTTCTTCAGATTAAGTACCCTTTCAAACTACAAAGTGATCAGCCACCAAAAAATTGTCAAGATTATATTGACCTGAGATGCAATGGTCAGGGCCAAGCCACAATACATATTCCTTCTTCTGGAGATTTTTATGTAACTTATGTCAACTACTACAGACAAACAATCGCACTCTCTGATCCTGGAAATTGCCTCCCGGGAAGGCTTATGACAAACTATTCATTGTACCCTTTGGAGGCCATCCGCTATGAAAACTACACGTACTATACATGTCCTAGGAGGCTTGTTATGTATCAATTCAGTGAGATTCATTGCCTAAGCAATTCCACAAATGCTACTATAGCCACAAGTGTATTTTCAGCTGGATATATGCAAGCAATATATGGGTGCAAGCCAATTTTTAGCTCAATGATCCCAGTTTCAATGACTGAAGATGATTATCGAGGGATTCCTGGTTACCTTGAGCTGACATGGAACGTCTCAGGTTGCAAAGGTTGTGAAGAGGATGGTGAAAATTCAG GTGATTCTAGGAGTAAATGGACCAAGTTTTTTGGATCCTCTCTCTTCATTCCATCAGTTGTTATACTAGTAACTTTCTTCAGTATAGCCTGTTTTCTGCGCTTGACGAAACTCATGGTAGGCCGCGCCAACACTAATAACCCTGAAACAGACTCCGCCAGCACGACACAATTATCATCCATAAGTACCACCACACCACCGCCACAGACCAGCAGAGAACCACCCTCAGCCCCACCTGCTGGAGTCACCAGTGGGACACTATGGACTGAGAATTCTGAAGTCAAGACTTGCACAGAATTACTAGTTCTTGGTGAAAGCCAAGGCACATCTCTACATGTGAGTTGCTCAATATCCCTTGAAGAGTACCATATTGGTAAAGAGACATTGGTCAAATACTTGCCTCAATGTGGGCACTATTTTCATGCGGAATGTATAGATCAGTGGctacaaaaaagtaaaacttGTCCAGTTTGCAGAACTTCCCTTTCTAATTTCAAATAG
- the LOC110012679 gene encoding RING-H2 finger protein ATL20-like isoform X1, giving the protein MDGIILQVLHVLFLTFPVIVHSKNSCPTSSCGSNFLQIKYPFKLQSDQPPKNCQDYIDLRCNGQGQATIHIPSSGDFYVTYVNYYRQTIALSDPGNCLPGRLMTNYSLYPLEAIRYENYTYYTCPRRLVMYQFSEIHCLSNSTNATIATSVFSAGYMQAIYGCKPIFSSMIPVSMTEDDYRGIPGYLELTWNVSGCKGCEEDGENSERNSVLILFNSIILEITEFTGDSRSKWTKFFGSSLFIPSVVILVTFFSIACFLRLTKLMVGRANTNNPETDSASTTQLSSISTTTPPPQTSREPPSAPPAGVTSGTLWTENSEVKTCTELLVLGESQGTSLHVSCSISLEEYHIGKETLVKYLPQCGHYFHAECIDQWLQKSKTCPVCRTSLSNFK; this is encoded by the exons ATGGATGGCATAATACTGCAAGTTCTCCATGTTCTTTTCTTAACTTTCCCTGTAATAGTCCACTCCAAGAATTCATGTCCAACTTCCTCCTGTGGAAGTAATTTTCTTCAGATTAAGTACCCTTTCAAACTACAAAGTGATCAGCCACCAAAAAATTGTCAAGATTATATTGACCTGAGATGCAATGGTCAGGGCCAAGCCACAATACATATTCCTTCTTCTGGAGATTTTTATGTAACTTATGTCAACTACTACAGACAAACAATCGCACTCTCTGATCCTGGAAATTGCCTCCCGGGAAGGCTTATGACAAACTATTCATTGTACCCTTTGGAGGCCATCCGCTATGAAAACTACACGTACTATACATGTCCTAGGAGGCTTGTTATGTATCAATTCAGTGAGATTCATTGCCTAAGCAATTCCACAAATGCTACTATAGCCACAAGTGTATTTTCAGCTGGATATATGCAAGCAATATATGGGTGCAAGCCAATTTTTAGCTCAATGATCCCAGTTTCAATGACTGAAGATGATTATCGAGGGATTCCTGGTTACCTTGAGCTGACATGGAACGTCTCAGGTTGCAAAGGTTGTGAAGAGGATGGTGAAAATTCAG AAAGAAATTCAGTACTTATCTTGTTCAATAGTATCATCCTTGAGATAACAGAATTTACAGGTGATTCTAGGAGTAAATGGACCAAGTTTTTTGGATCCTCTCTCTTCATTCCATCAGTTGTTATACTAGTAACTTTCTTCAGTATAGCCTGTTTTCTGCGCTTGACGAAACTCATGGTAGGCCGCGCCAACACTAATAACCCTGAAACAGACTCCGCCAGCACGACACAATTATCATCCATAAGTACCACCACACCACCGCCACAGACCAGCAGAGAACCACCCTCAGCCCCACCTGCTGGAGTCACCAGTGGGACACTATGGACTGAGAATTCTGAAGTCAAGACTTGCACAGAATTACTAGTTCTTGGTGAAAGCCAAGGCACATCTCTACATGTGAGTTGCTCAATATCCCTTGAAGAGTACCATATTGGTAAAGAGACATTGGTCAAATACTTGCCTCAATGTGGGCACTATTTTCATGCGGAATGTATAGATCAGTGGctacaaaaaagtaaaacttGTCCAGTTTGCAGAACTTCCCTTTCTAATTTCAAATAG
- the LOC105174440 gene encoding putative RING-H2 finger protein ATL21A has protein sequence MEILNIICFSFLFLVVHARNECSSRICGKDTVVIRFPFRLQGQQPQNCGYPGFDLSCGGQISKTILNIPYSGDFWVRDINYLLQEIQLYDPNGCLPSRLLSLNLSSSPFMAAYYKNFTFLSCPTEIVRNQLTTIHCLSNSTTSVLASSSINLAKAMNICSIIVTLPIPLSQPVQDDQWLSSNLNADLRLTWNVPSCEDCEAKGGICGIDNSNSEQILCFDNPRTVKAGPLVLLIIAVALAAPGVTCSVGLLFYICMESRRLRRQSANRAAQNSTIAPAQPGTSPAAGLDDSSIETYRKIVLGESRRLPGPNGVMCPICLADYHPNDTIRCIPECEHCYHSDCIDEWLRMQNTCPVCRNSPSPNRGSM, from the exons ATGGAAATTCTCAATATCATCTGCTTCTCGTTCCTCTTTCTGGTAGTCCATGCAAGAAACGAGTGTTCCTCTCGCATCTGTGGAAAGGATACAGTTGTAATAAGATTCCCTTTTCGACTTCAAGGCCAACAACCACAAAACTGTGGCTATCCCGGTTTTGACCTGAGTTGTGGTGGTCAGATATCCAAGACAATACTGAATATTCCTTATTCTGGAGATTTTTGGGTTCGAGATATCAACTACCTCTTGCAGGAAATCCAACTCTATGATCCAAATGGTTGCCTCCCAAGCCGCCTTTTGAGCTTGAATCTTTCATCTTCGCCATTTATGGCTGCATACTACAAGAATTTTACCTTCCTGAGCTGCCCTACAGAGATTGTGAGGAACCAGTTGACCACCATCCATTGCCTTAGCAACTCCACAACCTCAGTCTTGGCATCTTCATCGATCAACCTTGCAAAAGCCATGAACATTTGCAGCATTATTGTTACTTTGCCAATCCCACTTTCACAGCCAGTTCAAGATGATCAATGGCTTTCATCTAACCTCAATGCAGATCTTCGGTTGACATGGAACGTGCCTAGTTGTGAAGATTGTGAAGCCAAAGGTGGTATTTGTGGAATTGACAACAGTAACAGCGAgcaaattttgtgttttgacaATCCTAGAACAG TTAAAGCAGGCCCTCTGGTCTTGCTTATCATCGCAGTAGCCCTGGCTGCTCCAGGAGTTACATGCTCAGTTggccttttattttatatatgtatggaatCAAGGAGACTAAGAAGGCAATCAGCCAATCGTGCAGCCCAGAATTCAACCATAGCACCAGCACAACCGGGCACCTCTCCGGCAGCAGGCCTTGATGACTCAAGTATTGAAACATACAGAAAAATAGTTCTTGGTGAGAGCCGACGTCTCCCAGGGCCTAATGGTGTCATGTGCCCGATTTGCCTGGCAGATTATCATCCAAATGATACCATCAGGTGCATACCGGAGTGTGAACATTGCTACCATTCTGATTGCATTGATGAGTGGCTGAGGATGCAGAATACATGCCCTGTTTGCCGGAATTCACCTTCTCCAAATCGTGGTAGCATGTGA
- the LOC105174447 gene encoding putative RING-H2 finger protein ATL21A, whose protein sequence is MGVLKIISFALLLFQAIHAGKDCPSQLCGENPFVVRFPFRLEGQQLQNCGYPGFDLSCTSQKPQVVVLNLPHSGDFWVRNINYLMQEIQLYDPNGCLPRRLLSLNLSSSPFMAGYSQNFTFLICPTDSVRTHLAIIDCLSNSTVSILATSSMNLARAMNMCSILVTLPIPVPWPQDDDWLSSNLDADLRLSWNIPSCGGCEARGGICGFENSTNGQILCFTNPESGKSRGLQVFKIISLSIVIPAVVCSICIACFTCMVRRRSAQNSAAAAVGPPPPHVEIAGLDESTIESYTKVVLGESRRLPGPNGATCPICLVDYYPNDTLRCIPLCEHCFHSDCIDEWLRMNSTCPVCRNSPSPARANT, encoded by the exons ATGGGCGTTCTGAAGATCATCTCCTTCGCACTGCTTCTTTTTCAGGCAATCCATGCAGGAAAAGATTGTCCATCTCAATTATGTGGAGAGAATCCATTCGTAGTACGATTTCCTTTCCGGTTAGAGGGCCAGCAACTGCAAAACTGTGGCTACCCTGGCTTTGACCTGAGTTGCACTAGCCAGAAACCTCAAGTGGTGGTACTGAATCTTCCCCATTCTGGAGATTTTTGGGTTCGTAATATCAACTATCTCATGCAAGAAATCCAACTCTATGATCCAAATGGATGCCTTCCTAGACGACTTTTGAGCTTGAACCTTTCCTCCTCTCCTTTTATGGCTGGTTACTCTCAAAATTTCACCTTTCTCATCTGTCCAACGGACTCTGTGAGGACTCATCTGGCCATCATTGATTGCCTTAGCAACTCCACCGTGTCAATCTTAGCAACTTCCTCAATGAATCTTGCAAGAGCTATGAACATGTGCAGTATTCTTGTTACTTTGCCGATCCCAGTTCCATGGCCGCAAGACGATGACTGGCTTTCATCCAACCTTGATGCAGATCTTCGACTGTCATGGAATATCCCCAGCTGTGGAGGATGTGAAGCAAGGGGAGGTATTTGTGGGTTTGAGAACAGCACGAATGGCCAGATTTTGTGTTTCACTAACCCTGAATCAG GTAAATCTCGTGGTCTGCAGGTCTTCAAAATTATTTCGTTATCCATAGTCATACCGGCTGTCGTATGTTCGATTTGCATTGCTTGCTTCACATGTATGGTAAGAAGGAGATCGGCCCAAAATTCAGCCGCAGCAGCAGTGggaccaccaccaccacatGTTGAAATAGCAGGGCTCGATGAATCAACCATTGAGTCCTACACGAAAGTAGTTCTTGGTGAAAGCCGACGCCTTCCAGGGCCTAATGGTGCAACTTGCCCCATATGCCTGGTTGACTACTATCCAAATGATACACTAAGGTGCATACCACTGTGTGAACATTGTTTCCATTCTGACTGCATTGATGAGTGGTTGAGAATGAACAGCACGTGCCCCGTTTGTAGGAATTCACCATCCCCTGCTCGAGCAAATACATGA
- the LOC105173650 gene encoding probable F-box protein At3g61730 isoform X2, translating into MGKRLRKARSMCCCVSPRSSYLTPHSIFSWYEEDVWTEIAKFLDGRSLVMLAVTCKWFNRIMMEDSVWKYACLRDLQVPDPGKVAFKWSKLYATAFDGSHAYMFRQQEKHIDWMRIGAFLFDSHAALLTENLIAPLRIPKEGATENMLQLKGCCLLNNIRTGIWIADLQLVRCPVCDLDTCDGTMQTLDARHIELFLNEGYHDGSWDYDTLGSHDIKKQAEGASGGIFDVEHLKDQSTSDIFDLKSWVGKRNDWQPKAMITLHAVAVNTNLQDNEGLQVKYHAMRAGKDGEVVSIRISQQLL; encoded by the exons ATGGGGAAGCGATTGAGGAAGGCGAGATCCATGTGCTGCTGCGTCTCTCCGCGCTCCTCCTACCTTACTCCTCACTCAATTTTCAGCTG GTACGAAGAGGATGTATGGACGGAGATTGCCAAGTTTCTAGATGGCAGATCTCTAGTGATGCTTGCAGTGACTTGCAAATGGTTTAATCGTATCATGATGGAGGACAGTGTGTGGAAATATGCATGTCTGCGTGATCTGCAGGTCCCTGACCCTGGAAAAGTAGCATTTAAATGGAGCAAACTTTATGCCACAGCTTTTG ATGGAAGTCATGCATATATGTTCCGCCAGCAGGAGAAGCATATTG ACTGGATGCGAATTGGAGCATTCTTGTTTGACTCACATGCTGCTCTCTTGACTGAGAATTTAATTGCACCCCTGAGAATTCCCAAAGAAGGGGCAACAGAGAATATGTTGCAGCTAAAAGGATGCTGTCTGTTAAATAATATCAGAACTGGAATCTGGATTGCTG ACTTGCAGCTTGTTCGATGTCCTGTTTGCGACCTTGATACATGTGATG GAACAATGCAAACCCTGGATGCAAGGCATATTGAACTGTTCCTGAATGAGGGGTATCATGATGGGAGCTGGGACTATGATACATTAGGATCCCATGACATAAAAAAGCAGGCTGAAGGGGCTTCTGGTGGGATTTTTGACGTAGAGCATCTCAAGGATCAATCAACCTCTG ATATTTTTGATCTAAAGTCATGGGTGGGAAAACGAAATGACTGGCAACCAAAAGCGATGATTACTCTGCACGCGGTTGCAGTAAATACCAATTTGCAAGACAATGAAG GTCTTCAGGTCAAATACCATGCAATGAGGGCTGGAAAAGATGGTGAAGTTGTTTCAATTCGTATATCCCAGCAGCTGCTGTAG
- the LOC105173650 gene encoding probable F-box protein At3g61730 isoform X1 — protein sequence MGKRLRKARSMCCCVSPRSSYLTPHSIFSWYEEDVWTEIAKFLDGRSLVMLAVTCKWFNRIMMEDSVWKYACLRDLQVPDPGKVAFKWSKLYATAFDGSHAYMFRQQEKHIDWMRIGAFLFDSHAALLTENLIAPLRIPKEGATENMLQLKGCCLLNNIRTGIWIAVPTVIMFEDLQLVRCPVCDLDTCDGTMQTLDARHIELFLNEGYHDGSWDYDTLGSHDIKKQAEGASGGIFDVEHLKDQSTSDIFDLKSWVGKRNDWQPKAMITLHAVAVNTNLQDNEGLQVKYHAMRAGKDGEVVSIRISQQLL from the exons ATGGGGAAGCGATTGAGGAAGGCGAGATCCATGTGCTGCTGCGTCTCTCCGCGCTCCTCCTACCTTACTCCTCACTCAATTTTCAGCTG GTACGAAGAGGATGTATGGACGGAGATTGCCAAGTTTCTAGATGGCAGATCTCTAGTGATGCTTGCAGTGACTTGCAAATGGTTTAATCGTATCATGATGGAGGACAGTGTGTGGAAATATGCATGTCTGCGTGATCTGCAGGTCCCTGACCCTGGAAAAGTAGCATTTAAATGGAGCAAACTTTATGCCACAGCTTTTG ATGGAAGTCATGCATATATGTTCCGCCAGCAGGAGAAGCATATTG ACTGGATGCGAATTGGAGCATTCTTGTTTGACTCACATGCTGCTCTCTTGACTGAGAATTTAATTGCACCCCTGAGAATTCCCAAAGAAGGGGCAACAGAGAATATGTTGCAGCTAAAAGGATGCTGTCTGTTAAATAATATCAGAACTGGAATCTGGATTGCTG TTCCAACCGTGATCATGTTTGAAGACTTGCAGCTTGTTCGATGTCCTGTTTGCGACCTTGATACATGTGATG GAACAATGCAAACCCTGGATGCAAGGCATATTGAACTGTTCCTGAATGAGGGGTATCATGATGGGAGCTGGGACTATGATACATTAGGATCCCATGACATAAAAAAGCAGGCTGAAGGGGCTTCTGGTGGGATTTTTGACGTAGAGCATCTCAAGGATCAATCAACCTCTG ATATTTTTGATCTAAAGTCATGGGTGGGAAAACGAAATGACTGGCAACCAAAAGCGATGATTACTCTGCACGCGGTTGCAGTAAATACCAATTTGCAAGACAATGAAG GTCTTCAGGTCAAATACCATGCAATGAGGGCTGGAAAAGATGGTGAAGTTGTTTCAATTCGTATATCCCAGCAGCTGCTGTAG